CCGCCAAGTGTTTCAACACCAAGAGAAAGCGGTGTTACATCCAGAAGCACAACATCCCGGACCTCACCTGCAAGAACAGCAGCCTGGATTGCAGCGCCCACAGCAACAACCTCATCGGGGTTTACGCCCTTGTGCGGCTCTCTTTTAAAGAAATCCTTAACAAAGTCCTGTATCTTCGGCATCCTTGTCATGCCGCCTACAAGAACCACCTCATTTATATCAGAATGGCTCATACCAGCATCCCTTAAAGCCTGTTCACATGGACCGTGGCTCCTCTCTGTCAGGCTATCTGTCAACTGTTCCAGTTTTGCTCTGGAGAGTCTTATGACCATGTGTTTTGGTCCGGTTGCATCCGCTGTTATAAAAGGCAGGTTAATTTCTGTCTCCATTGTGGAAGATAGTTCTATCTTTGCCTTTTCTCCTGCCTCCTTAAGCCTCTGGAGGGACATCCTGTCCCTTGATAAATCAATGCCCTGGTCCTTTTTGAATTCAGCAACAAGCCAGTCAATAATCTTCTGGTCATAATTATCTCCGCCAAGGTGCGTATCACCATTAGTTGACTTTACCTCAAAAACACCTTCGCCTACTTCAAGCACTGATATATCAAATGTCCCGCCGCCAAAATCATAGACAGCAATGGTTTCTTCCTTTTTTTTGTCAAGACCATATGCAAGGGATGATGCAGTAGGCTCATTTATAATCCTCTTTACATCAAGCCCTGCAATCTTGCCCGCATCCTTTGTTGCCTGTCTCTGGGCATCATTAAAATATGCAGGCACTGTTATAACAGCCTCAGTAACAGGCTCTCCGAGATATGCCTCAGCAGCCCTTTTTAATTTTTGCAGTATAAATGCAGATATCTCAGGCGGGGTATAATGTTTTCCCATAATCTCAACAACAGCCCTGTTCTGGCTGTCCCTTACTGCCTTGTATGGCACCATCTTCATCTCTTCTGTTATCTCATCATAGGTTCTTCCCATGAATCTCTTAATTGAAAAAACCGTATTTTCAGGGTTTGTTATTGC
This genomic interval from Deltaproteobacteria bacterium contains the following:
- the dnaK gene encoding molecular chaperone DnaK — translated: MGKIIGIDLGTTNSVVAIMEGGEPKVIVNEEGSRITPSVVAFTRDGEVLVGQVAKRQAITNPENTVFSIKRFMGRTYDEITEEMKMVPYKAVRDSQNRAVVEIMGKHYTPPEISAFILQKLKRAAEAYLGEPVTEAVITVPAYFNDAQRQATKDAGKIAGLDVKRIINEPTASSLAYGLDKKKEETIAVYDFGGGTFDISVLEVGEGVFEVKSTNGDTHLGGDNYDQKIIDWLVAEFKKDQGIDLSRDRMSLQRLKEAGEKAKIELSSTMETEINLPFITADATGPKHMVIRLSRAKLEQLTDSLTERSHGPCEQALRDAGMSHSDINEVVLVGGMTRMPKIQDFVKDFFKREPHKGVNPDEVVAVGAAIQAAVLAGEVRDVVLLDVTPLSLGVETLGGVMTKLINRNTTIPTRKKEVFTTAADNQTSVEIHVLQGERELARDNRTLGRFHLIGLPPAPRGIPQIEVAFDIDANGILNVSAKDMATAKEQRITITASSGLAKDEVEKMVKDAEIHAEEDKKRKEVVETRNQLDSLVYATEKTLNEHKGKLSESDIKVVEDALKEAKDAIAKEDMGEMKKALDRINQASHKMAEVIYKQTAQQKEGAAPDTDTKKEGEVVDAEFVEEDKGRG